The Kineothrix sp. MB12-C1 genome includes a window with the following:
- a CDS encoding polyprenyl synthetase family protein, whose protein sequence is MDFKNGMAARIEEIESVIKSFLPKEKGYQKTVIEAMNYSVLAGGKRLRPMLLWETYRMFGGDGEEVNPFLAALEMIHTYSLVHDDLPCMDDDEYRRGRKTTHAVYGEGMAVLAGDALLNYAFETAISALSKAKDAGEMEKVSKALAILSGKAGIYGMIGGQNADIEAEDKGAVVSEEQLLFIYGYKTAALIQCAMMIGAVLADAGEEQIKKIENCAYNIGVAFQIQDDILDITGSLEALGKQTGSDEKNHKATYVSLKGMEEAKKEVERLSKEAMDILGSFAERNEFLEALVEQLITRER, encoded by the coding sequence ATAGATTTTAAAAATGGAATGGCGGCAAGAATAGAAGAAATAGAGTCCGTAATCAAAAGTTTTCTTCCGAAGGAAAAAGGATATCAAAAGACGGTAATTGAAGCGATGAATTATAGCGTTCTCGCCGGAGGAAAAAGGCTGCGCCCTATGCTTTTGTGGGAGACCTATCGTATGTTCGGAGGAGACGGAGAAGAGGTGAATCCATTTCTGGCAGCGCTTGAAATGATACATACTTATTCCCTCGTACATGATGACTTGCCATGTATGGACGATGACGAATATCGGAGAGGAAGAAAGACGACCCACGCGGTGTATGGAGAGGGCATGGCGGTCCTTGCAGGTGATGCTTTGTTAAACTACGCTTTTGAAACAGCGATTTCAGCCCTTTCTAAGGCAAAAGATGCAGGAGAAATGGAGAAAGTATCGAAGGCTCTCGCTATCCTGTCGGGAAAAGCAGGTATCTATGGTATGATAGGCGGACAAAATGCGGACATTGAAGCAGAGGATAAAGGGGCAGTGGTATCGGAAGAACAGCTCTTGTTTATCTACGGATATAAAACGGCAGCTCTTATCCAATGCGCTATGATGATTGGTGCTGTACTCGCAGATGCTGGCGAAGAACAGATTAAGAAAATAGAAAATTGTGCTTATAACATAGGCGTGGCCTTTCAGATTCAGGATGATATCCTGGATATTACGGGAAGTCTGGAAGCCTTGGGCAAGCAGACGGGAAGCGATGAGAAGAATCATAAAGCAACTTATGTGAGCTTAAAAGGAATGGAAGAAGCGAAGAAAGAGGTGGAACGGCTATCTAAGGAAGCGATGGATATTTTAGGCTCCTTTGCAGAGCGTAATGAATTTCTGGAGGCCTTGGTAGAACAGTTAATTACCAGAGAAAGATAG
- the xseB gene encoding exodeoxyribonuclease VII small subunit, giving the protein MGEAKQELTLEEAFSALEEAVSKLEAEDISLEESFQVYKEGMNMLKYCNDKIDKVEKKVLQINEDGEINEF; this is encoded by the coding sequence ATGGGAGAAGCAAAGCAGGAATTGACGTTAGAAGAAGCGTTTTCAGCATTGGAAGAAGCCGTTTCGAAGTTGGAGGCGGAAGATATTTCCTTGGAGGAATCCTTTCAAGTATATAAAGAGGGAATGAATATGTTGAAGTATTGCAACGATAAAATAGATAAGGTGGAAAAAAAGGTACTTCAAATTAACGAAGATGGAGAAATCAATGAATTTTAA